From the Bacteroidales bacterium genome, the window TGATTGTGTAGGGATATGCTGACGCAGAGCGCAAAATCACAAAGTCCATATTTTCTTCTAAAAAGATAAAAACTCGGCTGAGAATTTATATATTTGGTAAAAAATATCGAGATGATATACTTACGTAAAATTTATATTCATAAAATAGAAAAAGCACTTAGTATTTTACCTATTGTGGTGCTTATTGGAGCTCGACAAGTTGGTAAAACTACCCTTATAAAAAGTTTGGACCTACCATCTGACAAACTGTTTTTGAACGGACAGGATGTCGAGATTATTGAAATATTTCAAAAATACTCAACATTAGAGTCATTTCTGAAATTTAATCTCAACACAAAACTTGAAGGTTTTTTATTAATTGATGAATTTCAATTTATACCAAATATAAGTACCATGCTTAAACTATTGGTAGATAAAAATGAAAACCTTAAAATCTTGTGTACCGGAAGTTCAAGCCTTGATATTTTACAAAATGTAGAAGAATCATTAGCCGGTCGTGTTAGAATTATTGAAGTTTTTTCACTTTCGTTTGATGAGTATCTTATGTTTACCGATAATGATTTATATCAATTATATCAGAAATATGACAATAAAACTGTTGATGTAGTTGTGAACAAGGCGATAGCGGATCATTTAGAACGATATATGTTATTTGGAGGATTACCGAGAGTAGCACTTGTTAATACTGAAAATGAAAAAATTGAACTGCTTGATGATATTTATCGTACCTATTTAATGCGTGATGTGCGTTCATATATACGTAATGAAGATACTGTTGGATTTAATAAATTACTAAAATTATTAGCTGCTCAAATAGGAAATTTAGTAAATGTAAATGAATTATCAAGTACGAGTGGACTGAGTTATAAAAAAACAAATGAATATATGTATTTGCTTGAGCAAATGTATATTATTAAATTAGTTGAGCCAATTTACACCAATAAACGAAAAGTTATTACCAAAATGCGAAAAGTCTATTTTACCGATATAGGCTTGTGTAATTTGATAAACGGTAGCTTTAACAGTTTTAACCGTAGAGCTGATGCGGCTAGTATTTTTGAAAACTATGTTTTTCTT encodes:
- a CDS encoding ATP-binding protein; amino-acid sequence: MIYLRKIYIHKIEKALSILPIVVLIGARQVGKTTLIKSLDLPSDKLFLNGQDVEIIEIFQKYSTLESFLKFNLNTKLEGFLLIDEFQFIPNISTMLKLLVDKNENLKILCTGSSSLDILQNVEESLAGRVRIIEVFSLSFDEYLMFTDNDLYQLYQKYDNKTVDVVVNKAIADHLERYMLFGGLPRVALVNTENEKIELLDDIYRTYLMRDVRSYIRNEDTVGFNKLLKLLAAQIGNLVNVNELSSTSGLSYKKTNEYMYLLEQMYIIKLVEPIYTNKRKVITKMRKVYFTDIGLCNLINGSFNSFNRRADAASIFENYVFLELKRKLGQAGKLFYYRTLDGTEVDFVINNFHGIISVEVKNKAIKKDVFLRNLDSFNKLFNVSESYIVNQTLNLVSSNYHYIQGYLIPKMDLQKN